The segment GTCTATTCAGCCCCCTCTGCTGAAGTTGTTGTACCAGCTGCATCATCTGATCTCGCTGAAGTTGATTCGGAGGAAGAGGTGAGGCCATCGCCGCTTGCATCTGCTGCGTCGGCGACATTTGCACCATGGGTCCATTTTGTGATGATCCTGCAGGTAGCTGCTGTGGCCTCATTTGCTGCGCAAAACGTTGTTGAATTTGATGCGGAGAAAGAGGAGAGGCCATCGACGATTGCGCCTGCTGCGTTGGCAACATCTGCACCATAGCTCCATTTTGTGATGATGGCTGCTGTGGCCTCATTTGGGCGAAACGCTGCTGAGCTTGAGCGCCATACGGGTTAGTCCTCATCTGGTTCATCCCGGTAATACCTCCCATGGCTTGTGCAGTGGCGGCACTGAATTGTGTGCCTTGTACTAGGCCCCTCTGCCCTGGCTGCGCCATCATCGGTGGCTGGAACTGGAGCCCGTACCGCGCCCTGTTATCCTGCCCTTGCAGCGTCCTCGGCTGCCCCTGCGCGCCAAGCATGGCCTGCGCTACGCCGGCCGGGAAGCTCACCTGCgcgccgtacgtcgcgccggCTGCCGCGTACCGTGGAGGCTGGCCGACGGCAGGGGCCCGGGAGGCCGGGCCCGAGCGGTGCATCGCGCTCAAGCCTCCGGAGCCTTCCGCCGCCTGCGGGGGAGAAGGCGCCTGCAACCGCGGCTGGAGGTCCATGGATCTGCCCCCCGCAGCAGCCGACGCCGGGTCGGATACGGCAGGGGACAGGGGGATTTGGGGGGAGAATTGGCGGTTGGGGTTCTGCTGGTGCTGGTTGAGGACAGAGGCAGCGAACTGGTCGGGCTGCTGCGATGCGGTGGTGGCTGCGGACGGCGGATCGGCCATGGCGGATGGGCTGTGTAGGGTTTCGGCGGCGGCGATCGGAGAAGACGCGTGCTGGACGGGTTTGCGTGACCGCGACTGGTCGTTTGGCTCCGGTGTTCCTTTTGACCACCGGATCAATCAATGCAGGGGCCTATTTGATCCACAGAATAGtgcaagaaaaatatttttttactgTGGTGACATTTTTTTGTGAcatcatttatttatttattaactTACAGAAAGTAAAAGAACAAAAAACAGAGTTTTTTCTTTGGTTTAGGTTTTGAAGGAAAAACAAACAAATTGTACAATCTAATCCAACTGGGAACTGTATTAAACAGGCGGCGAAGTAATTAATAATTATAAACAAGTCCTCATACTTTGCTACCTCAAAAGAGTAGT is part of the Lolium rigidum isolate FL_2022 unplaced genomic scaffold, APGP_CSIRO_Lrig_0.1 contig_17761_1, whole genome shotgun sequence genome and harbors:
- the LOC124680506 gene encoding transcription initiation factor TFIID subunit 12b-like, whose product is MADPPSAATTASQQPDQFAASVLNQHQQNPNRQFSPQIPLSPAVSDPASAAAGGRSMDLQPRLQAPSPPQAAEGSGGLSAMHRSGPASRAPAVGQPPRYAAAGATYGAQVSFPAGVAQAMLGAQGQPRTLQGQDNRARYGLQFQPPMMAQPGQRGLVQGTQFSAATAQAMGGITGMNQMRTNPYGAQAQQRFAQMRPQQPSSQNGAMVQMLPTQQAQSSMASPLSPHQIQQRFAQQMRPQQLPAGSSQNGPMVQMSPTQQMQAAMASPLPPNQLQRDQMMQLVQQLQQRGLNRQQIAQALQRLPHLNAQHLNQQQRQQQQPSPRMPAPASQPMTPSSGGTMAAGAANALHRGPPGGNVSQLLGKRKVQDLVAQVDPLCEVDPEVEDLILEIADDFISSAVAFACRLAKHRKSSVVEAKDVLLHLQKNCHLSVPGFSQERK